The Nitrospira sp. CR1.1 sequence GTCCGTCGACCGAGCGTCCGGCCCTCTCCTGAGCACAAGGGTGGACCGAATAGCAGGGGGTGCTAGGTCCTTCTTGCCCTCCTCCTGTCTCTTATGGCATCATGCACCTCTTCTTGGAGGCATGGTGGCCACATTGCTTGAGTATGTGGGATCGGTGCATATCTATCTCGGACCTTACCGAGGGAATCCGATTGCCTTGTATTTGAGGCGTACGGAGACGGGATGCCAGATCGGGCCTCGCGCCTATCCGTGGAATGACGTGGTAGGGGCCGGTGAAACCCCCAATAAGGCCGCGGCGGATTTCGAAGAAAAATGGAAGGGCAAAGGGCTGGCTGCGGATATGTATTCAGGCCCGTCCTGGGAAGGTGGGATTAAGCCGGAACGGCCTGCCCCGCCGAAACCCGCCGCACCTCCGAAACCGGCAGCGCCTCCAGTAGCCGGTGCGCCTGCCGCGGCGGCTCCAGGTACTTCGGCCGCAACTCCCGCTTCACCTGCTCCGGCGGCGGCTCCAAAACCGACGACGCCCGCTGCGGCACCCGTCGCAGTCGCTCCCAAAGTTGCTCCGGTCGCTTCAACCGAAACCTCGTCCTAAGGACTCCCTCGTCAAATTGTTGCAACAGCGGTGATCATGCTTGTCGAGCGCTCGTGCTGTGCTCAACGGCCGGATTTGCGGCGAGTTTGCTCCGGCGTATGCCATACGTGGCATACACGATGATGCCGATGATCGTCCAGACAAAGAACCGGATCCAGGTCATCCAGGGAAGAAAATACATCAAGCCCAGGCAGGCCAGGACACCTAATATGGGGATGACCGGCATGAAGGGCATGCGAAATGGCCGGGGATGGTTCGGGTTCGTATAGCGAAGCACCATGATCCCGATACAGACGAGGACGAAGGCGAAGAGCGTCCCGATGTTCGTCATGTCGGCCGCTTCGCCGATGGGGATCAGCGCTGCCATGATTGCTACGGCGACGCCGGTCAAATAGGTCGCGTGATGAGGTGTTCGAAACTTTGGATGAACGCCAGACAGCCAGGGACCGAGAAGTCCATCTCGGGACATGGCGAAAAACACGCGAATCTGGCCCAGCATCATCACCACCAGCACGCTAGTGATTCCGGCGACTGCTCCTACCGCCACGATGGCCGCCCCCCATTTAAAGCCGGCCACCCGCAACCCTTCGGCCACTGGTGCGTGGATATCGATTCGTGAAAAAGGCACCAGGCCTGTCAGGACTGCCGCCACGGCAATATACAGCAGGGTACAGATGCCCAGTGAGGCGAAGATCCCGATGGGGAGATCACGTTGGGGGTTTTGGGCTTCTTCCGCTGTCGTTGAGACCGCGTCGAACCCGATATAGGCAAAAAACACGATGGCCGCAGCCGCGCCAACCCCGGCAAACCCAAACGGCATGAATGGCGACCAATTTGCCGTGTCGACAGAGGAGGTGCCGACCGCGATGAAAAAGACGATCACGGCCAGCTTGATGAGGACGATGCCGCAGGTGGCTCGGGCGCTTTCCTTTACTCCGACGATTAAGATGCCGGTGACCAGGAGGACAATGACCGCGGCCGGGATATTCACCATCCCTCCGTCCGCGCCAGGTGGATGCGTGGCCCAATAGGGGAGTTCGAAACCGCAGAGTTTCAGGATATTGTTGAAATACCCGGACCATCCGATGGCGACCGCGACGCAGGCTACGCCGTATTCCAGAATGAGGTTCCATCCCGTCAGCCAGGCCAGGAATTCGCCGAGCGTGGCATAGGAATAGGTGTATGCGCTGCCTGCCACCGGGATCATAGCCGCAAACTCCGCATAACAAAGCGCGGCAAGTGCGCAGGTGACGCCGGACAGAATGAACGACAAGACGATCCCCGGCCCGGCTCCGGGTCGATGCGCATCGCCGACGATTGCGGTGCCGATGAGCACGAAGATGCCGGTGCCGATAATCGCGCCGATGCCAAGTCCGGTCAGGTCCCAGGCGGTCAGGCTCCGTTTCAGGCGATGTTCTGGGGCGTCGGAATCAGCGAGGATTCGTTCGATCGATTTGGTGCGAAACAGCGGATTGCCCACGCCGTGTCCTCTCTCCGGTGACGTCACGACCATGTTCGCTGTCATGGTGTCGTGAGTCCCGTGTCATGTGGTGGTCCCGCGTCGCGGAGGCGATGGTCGAAGCGCCGGGCGGCGTGAGGCTGCCTGCAAGAACGCCTCAAAGAGCCGGCGATGCAGCTGGTGGCGCTCAAACAAAAACTCGGGGTGCCATTGCAGGCCGAGAAAAAACGGGTGGCCGGGATGTTCGATTGCCTCGACGATGCCATCGGGCGCGGTGGCGCTGGCGATCAATGCGCGACCGACGCCTTTCACCGATTGGTGATGGGAACTGTTCACCTTCATGCGGGGCCGTTGGACGATGCGTTCGAGCAGTGTGCCGGGTGCGATGGAGACGCTGTGAGAGACGTGGATAGCCGGCGTCGTTTGTCGATGGTGCAGCACATCGGTAACCTGGGCAGGAATATCCTGATAGAGGGTTCCGCCGAACGCAACATTCATCGTTTGCATGCCGCCGCAGATGGCCAGGGTCGGGAGATG is a genomic window containing:
- a CDS encoding amino acid permease; translated protein: MTANMVVTSPERGHGVGNPLFRTKSIERILADSDAPEHRLKRSLTAWDLTGLGIGAIIGTGIFVLIGTAIVGDAHRPGAGPGIVLSFILSGVTCALAALCYAEFAAMIPVAGSAYTYSYATLGEFLAWLTGWNLILEYGVACVAVAIGWSGYFNNILKLCGFELPYWATHPPGADGGMVNIPAAVIVLLVTGILIVGVKESARATCGIVLIKLAVIVFFIAVGTSSVDTANWSPFMPFGFAGVGAAAAIVFFAYIGFDAVSTTAEEAQNPQRDLPIGIFASLGICTLLYIAVAAVLTGLVPFSRIDIHAPVAEGLRVAGFKWGAAIVAVGAVAGITSVLVVMMLGQIRVFFAMSRDGLLGPWLSGVHPKFRTPHHATYLTGVAVAIMAALIPIGEAADMTNIGTLFAFVLVCIGIMVLRYTNPNHPRPFRMPFMPVIPILGVLACLGLMYFLPWMTWIRFFVWTIIGIIVYATYGIRRSKLAANPAVEHSTSARQA
- a CDS encoding gamma-glutamyl-gamma-aminobutyrate hydrolase family protein, with amino-acid sequence MKPVIGVTPDFNAGDRQEWGGKEPTYFLRARYVRAIEELGGVPLILPLVADRAARRRLLRTIDGLLLTGSGPDLDPALYGERKRYTFPIVAHRRSSFELDFVHLAIRNHLPTLAICGGMQTMNVAFGGTLYQDIPAQVTDVLHHRQTTPAIHVSHSVSIAPGTLLERIVQRPRMKVNSSHHQSVKGVGRALIASATAPDGIVEAIEHPGHPFFLGLQWHPEFLFERHQLHRRLFEAFLQAASRRPALRPSPPRRGTTT